The window ACTTTCGCTTTAAAAGGAGGACAAAATTATCTAAAGGAAGCAGAAAGAGTAATGTTACAAGCACAGCAAAGCGGTATTTCTGGTTGGCAAAATCAAGTTGGTTCTCAAAACCGATTTGAATTAATTGACAACTTTTTATCACCTAAATATGCAACTTTAAGAAGTATTTACTACAACTTTCATAGAAACGGATTGGACAAGTTTTCTTCTGATTTAACAAACGGAAAGCAACAAGTTGAATTAAGTGTTACGCAACTAGAGCAATTGTTTAATAAAGATGTTGGTAATTATATGATTCGTGTTTTCTTAGACGCAAAATCAGATGAAATAGTTACTATTTTTACTGATGGAAAAGAATCGAGAAACCAACAAAAGATGGCAACTGTTTTACAAAAGATAATGCCAACCCAAGGAAATAAGTGGCGTAAGATTGAGTAATATTTATTGCTTTAATTCATCCAAATTAAGTACTTTTATATTCTTATTTTTATAAAACTTGCTTACACAACTATCCATACAAAATTACGCGTTAATAAATCAGTTAAGTATTGATTTTACAAAAGGATTATCTATAATCACTGGAGAAACTGGTGCAGGTAAATCAATTCTTTTAGGAGCTCTTGGCTTAGTTTTAGGTAACCGAGCAGACTCTTCTACATTAAAAGATACCTCTAAAAAATGTGTTGTAGAAGCACAATTGGCAATAACTAATTATAATTTACAAACTTTTTTTAACAAAGTAGATTTAGATTACGAAGCAAATACAATAATCAGAAGAGAGATTTTACCTTCTGGTAAATCACGTGCATTTGTAAATGATACACCAGTAACTTTATCGGTTTTAAATGAGTTAAAATCTAAATTGATTGATGTGCATTCTCAGCATCAAACATCAGAACTTTCCGATAGTAATTTTCAGTTTTCTGTATTAGACACTTTAGCTAAAAATCAAACAAAAATTGCATCTTATAAACGTGGATTGGTACAATACAATACTTTGCAAAAAGAGTTGTTATCCTTACTGCAATCGCAAAAAGAAGCCAATCAACAATACGATTATAACTTGCATTTGTTTAATGAGTTTGAAGAAGCCAAGCTACAAATAGATGAACAACAAGTATTAGAAGAAAAGTTAGATAAGCTCAATAATATTGAAGATATAAAATTAAATTTATCAGAGTCGCTTCAAATTGCGGTAAATGATGAAGTTGGTGTGCAATCTTTATTAAATTCAATTGAATTCAGTTTAAGCAAAATAGCCGATTTTTCTAAAGAATACAAAGAACTTTCAGAACGAATTTCTTCCGTAAAAATAGAATTTGATGATATAGTTTCTGAATTAGAAAGCGCAAATGAAAACGTTGAATTTAATCCAAATGAATTAGAAAAGATAAACGATAGATTACAATTAATTTATAATCTTCAAAAGAAGCATGCTGTTAGTTCAGTTGAAGAATTACAAGCAATACACGCAACACTTTCAGACAAAGTTGGTCAAGTAGAAAGTGCAGAAGAAACCATTAATAAAAAGCAAGAAGAAATTAATTCAGTAGCAAAAAAGTTAGATGAGGTTGCTACAATGATTTCTACTTCAAGAAATAAATCGGTACCAAAATTAACAAAAGAGTTAGAAGTTTTATTAGCAGATTTAGGTATGGAAAACGCACGTTTTTCAATCAAAATAAAAGAAACAGCTAATTACTTTTCAAACGGAAAAGACGAATTAGAATTTCTGTTTTCAGCAAATAAAGGTGGTAGTTTTGGCGAATTAAAAAAAGTAGCTTCTGGTGGAGAATTATCTCGTATAATGCTTTCAGTAAAAAAAGTATTATCGCAAAACAGCAAGTTGCCAACCATTATTTTTGATGAAATTGATACTGGAGTTTCTGGAGAAGTTTCTAATAAAATAGCAACAATAATGCAGCAAATGAGCCAAAATATGCAAGTAATTACAATTACGCATTTACCGCAAATAGCCGCAAAAGGAACGCAGCATTATAAAGTGTACAAGGAAGAAATAAACGGCGTTACAACTACAAATTTAAAGCAGTTGTCTTTAGACGAACGTATTGTGGAAATTGCAGAAATGCTAAGCGGAAAAGATATTTCAGACAGCGCACTTACACATGCAAAAGAATTATTGAACTAAAATTATGAGTGATAATAAAGCAGAAAATTTATTTTTTGAAGCAGATCAATTAATTGACGACAATAAAATTGTTGAAGCTAAAGAGATTTTAATAGATTTATTAAGCGATTTTCCAGATTACGGAAGAGCGCACAACCATTTAGGTTGGTTGTATAGCGTTAAATTTAACAACTATCCAAAAGCAAAATATCATTTAGAATTGGCTATAAAATTTGCTCCAGATTACCAAGGCGTTTATGCCAATTACGCATATTTGCTTGTAGAAATGAATTTGTATGATGATATGATCCATTTTGGAAACAATGCAATCGCTAAAAATGTGGCAGATCCAGCAACTATCTATAACAAAATGGCACAGTCATTTGAGTTAAAAGGAGAATTAATGGAAGCATTCAATTTTTACAAATTAGCCATAAAAGGCGCTATAAACAATCAGTTTTTAGACGAATTATATGCTGCGGTTAATAGAGTAAAAGGAAAAATGGGTCTTTTACAAAAACTAAAATTGATTAATAAATAGCGAACCAAAACAGGTGTTTTTAAGAAGCTATTTCCTGCTTTCGCTACTCGCTGTTTCGTTCCTCAACGAGCTCAAACAAACCGCTCAATCAGGGCTAAAATTACTTGCTAACTAATAGAAAACTAAATAACGTTGATACTTTCTAATTTTTCATTTTCAATAATAATTCCGGTCTATAACAGACCGCAAGAAATTGATGAGTTATTAGAAAGTCTTACAAAACAAGACTTCTCAGACACTTTTGAAATTGTA of the Tenacibaculum todarodis genome contains:
- the recN gene encoding DNA repair protein RecN; amino-acid sequence: MLTQLSIQNYALINQLSIDFTKGLSIITGETGAGKSILLGALGLVLGNRADSSTLKDTSKKCVVEAQLAITNYNLQTFFNKVDLDYEANTIIRREILPSGKSRAFVNDTPVTLSVLNELKSKLIDVHSQHQTSELSDSNFQFSVLDTLAKNQTKIASYKRGLVQYNTLQKELLSLLQSQKEANQQYDYNLHLFNEFEEAKLQIDEQQVLEEKLDKLNNIEDIKLNLSESLQIAVNDEVGVQSLLNSIEFSLSKIADFSKEYKELSERISSVKIEFDDIVSELESANENVEFNPNELEKINDRLQLIYNLQKKHAVSSVEELQAIHATLSDKVGQVESAEETINKKQEEINSVAKKLDEVATMISTSRNKSVPKLTKELEVLLADLGMENARFSIKIKETANYFSNGKDELEFLFSANKGGSFGELKKVASGGELSRIMLSVKKVLSQNSKLPTIIFDEIDTGVSGEVSNKIATIMQQMSQNMQVITITHLPQIAAKGTQHYKVYKEEINGVTTTNLKQLSLDERIVEIAEMLSGKDISDSALTHAKELLN